A single genomic interval of Chrysemys picta bellii isolate R12L10 chromosome 8, ASM1138683v2, whole genome shotgun sequence harbors:
- the LOC135973076 gene encoding zinc finger protein 92-like, with the protein MMEVVWESDNDTCDAGEEHSDDSSHSSERVGRKSSLQLKVDLDYSQPCSPGCSPAGPSGRQELPVELQCEDEETYETYYQKRGETTAGVFVTSNTNFDLQCENEDLEFYSSEEPQGGLSEDDEKIILVDAFDEEDLEPITGEALSYRCKKCGASFQDLGELQEHNQIHLTENSYRCPICGKEFFHAANLRMHKLIHSSDRPHKCPECDKGFIRTADVWRHLRNVHKIERSKGVLGNGMVSNRGSTLHQNKHGHGDSDQQCSENKKPAGEESKPYICPVCGKGFCKPNLLSRHKVIHRQDKPHKCQECGKSFVERLKLKRHQQIHSGERPFYCEECGRTFTQLVTLQCHQRIHTGEKPYSCAYCGRRFTVSATLRKHERTHKVDKS; encoded by the coding sequence TTGTGATGCGGGTGAGGAGCATTCAGATGACTCCAGTCATTCCTCTGAGCGGGTGGGTCGCAAATCTAGCCTCCAGCTGAAGGTAGACTTAGACTACTCTCAACCATGCAGTCCTGGTTGTAGCCCTGCTGGACCTTCAGGTAGGCAAGAACTCCCTGTAGAATTGCAGTGTGAAGATGAGGAAACCTATGAGACCTACTACCAGAAGCGAGGCGAGACTACAGCTGGGGTCTTTGTCACCTCCAACACCAATTTTGACCTGCAATGTGAAAATGAGGATCTGGAATTCTACTCCTCTGAGGAACCTCAGGGAGGGTTAAGTGAGGATGATGAAAAGATCATTCTTGTTGATGCTTTTGATGAGGAGGACCTGGAGCCCATCACTGGAGAAGCTTTGTCTTATAGGTGCAAGAAGTGTGGTGCCTCTTTCCAGGATCTGGGTGAATTACAAGAACACAACCAGATCCACCTGACAGAGAATTCATACCGATGCCCCATCTGCGGCAAAGAGTTCTTCCATGCTGCGAACTTGCGAATGCACAAGCTCATTCATTCTAGTGACAGGCCACACAAGTGTCCAGAGTGTGACAAGGGGTTCATCCGTACAGCTGATGTCTGGAGGCACCTACGCAATGTGCACAAGATTGAGCGTTCCAAGGGAGTTTTGGGAAATGGTATGGTTAGCAACCGGGGGTCAACATTACACCAAAACAAGCATGGCCATGGGGACTCTGACCAGCAgtgttcagaaaataaaaagcCCGCGGGAGAAGAGTCTAAACCTTACATCTGTCCAGTGTGTGGCAAAGGTTTCTGTAAACCTAATCTGCTGTCCAGACACAAGGTGATCCATCGACAGGATAAACCACATAAATGTCAAGAATGTGGGAAGTCCTTTGTTGAGCGGCTCAAGTTGAAAAGGCATCAGCAGATTCACTCTGGAGAGCGCCCTTTCTACTGTGAGGAATGTGGAAGGACTTTTACACAGCTGGTAACACTACAGTGCCATCAGCGGATCCATACTGGAGAAAAACCCTATTCTTGTGCTTACTGTGGTCGTCGCTTCACAGTGTCTGCTACTCTAAGGAAGCATGAGCGCACACATAAAGTGGACAAATCATAG